One Solirubrobacter pauli DNA segment encodes these proteins:
- a CDS encoding TrmH family RNA methyltransferase: MTEAISSSHNEALKEVRKLAGKRWRDKLGSFVAEGEDLLEAADAAGWHPVARYVTSDSGLEGIPVLPHVMATVSQLGSSTRAIGVYPMRWSQPQGPLCVALWGVGDPGNVGTVIRSALAFGASSVALGPGSADPWSHKAVRASMGAIFSMPVAKVRSAAELPGRKIALAAREGAPLQRVDGDVTLVVGAEREGLSDEFIAGCDEVAHIPIAHADSLNAAMAATVSLYELTNRITRP, from the coding sequence ATGACTGAAGCCATCTCCAGCTCCCACAACGAAGCCCTCAAAGAGGTCCGCAAGCTCGCCGGCAAGCGCTGGCGTGACAAGCTGGGCTCGTTCGTCGCCGAGGGCGAAGACCTGCTGGAGGCGGCCGACGCCGCCGGCTGGCATCCGGTCGCCCGCTACGTCACCTCCGACTCCGGGCTCGAGGGCATCCCGGTCCTTCCGCACGTGATGGCCACGGTCTCGCAGCTGGGCTCGTCCACGCGCGCGATCGGCGTCTACCCGATGCGCTGGTCTCAGCCGCAGGGCCCGCTGTGCGTCGCGCTGTGGGGCGTGGGGGACCCGGGCAACGTCGGCACGGTCATCCGCTCGGCGCTCGCGTTCGGCGCGAGCTCAGTCGCGCTCGGCCCGGGCAGCGCCGACCCGTGGTCGCACAAGGCCGTGCGCGCGTCGATGGGCGCGATCTTCTCGATGCCGGTCGCGAAGGTCCGCAGCGCCGCCGAGCTGCCCGGCCGCAAGATCGCGCTGGCCGCGCGCGAGGGCGCGCCGCTGCAGCGCGTCGACGGCGACGTCACGCTCGTCGTGGGCGCCGAGCGCGAAGGTCTGTCGGACGAGTTCATCGCCGGCTGCGACGAAGTCGCCCACATCCCGATCGCCCACGCAGACTCTTTGAACGCCGCCATGGCGGCCACCGTCTCCCTGTACGAACTCACCAATAGGATCACGCGCCCATGA
- the rplT gene encoding 50S ribosomal protein L20, with translation MTRVKRSVHAKKKRREVLERTKGFRGEANSSYKRAKEAMMKADAYAYRDRRNRKRDFRRLWITRINAAARQEGMSYGTFIHGLSLAGVELDRKVLADIAVRDPETFRRFVDRAREASAA, from the coding sequence ATGACCCGCGTCAAGCGCAGCGTCCACGCCAAGAAGAAGCGTCGCGAAGTCCTCGAGCGGACGAAGGGCTTCCGCGGGGAGGCCAACTCCTCGTACAAGCGCGCGAAGGAAGCGATGATGAAGGCGGACGCGTACGCGTACCGCGATCGTCGCAACCGCAAGCGTGACTTCCGCCGCCTGTGGATCACCCGCATCAACGCGGCTGCCCGCCAGGAGGGCATGTCGTACGGCACGTTCATCCACGGCCTGTCGCTGGCCGGCGTCGAGCTGGACCGCAAGGTCCTGGCCGACATCGCCGTGCGCGACCCCGAGACCTTCCGCCGATTCGTCGACCGCGCCCGCGAGGCCTCGGCGGCCTAG
- the rpmI gene encoding 50S ribosomal protein L35, producing the protein MPKMKSHSGAKKRFKVTGTGKVVARHSFSSHILEKKSPKRKRHMALPIVLVKGDASRAKTMLNGNGR; encoded by the coding sequence ATGCCCAAGATGAAGTCGCACTCCGGCGCAAAGAAGCGCTTCAAGGTCACTGGTACCGGCAAGGTCGTGGCCCGTCACTCCTTCTCGAGCCACATCCTCGAGAAGAAGTCACCCAAGCGCAAGCGTCATATGGCGCTGCCGATCGTGCTCGTCAAGGGTGACGCCAGCCGTGCAAAGACGATGCTGAACGGAAACGGCCGATGA
- the infC gene encoding translation initiation factor IF-3 — MPVPRRFDRQPPERDTTRVNERIRVPEVRLIDDTGQQVGIMRTQDALRRAQEKDLDLVEVAAEAKPPVVRILDYSKYKYEQAQKAKSARKHQQTINVREIKFRPKIAQHDYDTKKGHVERFLKARDKVKVTIMFRGREMAHPERGEMILNRLAEDLDELAVVEQRPQQDGRNMTMMLGPGKLPEAEDKPE; from the coding sequence ATGCCGGTCCCTCGTAGGTTCGACCGGCAGCCGCCGGAGCGCGATACCACCCGCGTCAACGAACGCATCCGCGTTCCCGAGGTCCGTCTCATCGACGACACCGGTCAGCAGGTTGGCATCATGCGCACCCAAGACGCCCTGCGGCGGGCACAGGAGAAGGACCTCGACCTGGTCGAGGTGGCTGCGGAGGCCAAGCCCCCCGTGGTCCGCATCCTGGACTACTCGAAGTACAAGTACGAGCAGGCGCAGAAGGCCAAGTCGGCCCGAAAGCACCAGCAGACGATCAACGTCCGTGAGATCAAGTTCCGGCCGAAGATCGCCCAGCACGACTACGACACGAAGAAGGGCCACGTCGAGCGCTTCCTGAAGGCGCGCGACAAGGTCAAGGTCACGATCATGTTCCGAGGGCGCGAGATGGCCCATCCGGAGCGTGGCGAGATGATCCTCAATCGCCTCGCCGAAGATCTGGACGAGCTCGCCGTCGTGGAGCAGCGTCCCCAGCAGGACGGCCGCAACATGACCATGATGCTCGGCCCGGGCAAGTTGCCCGAGGCTGAAGACAAGCCCGAATGA